TGGTTATACTGGTTATTTTCTTCTTTCTGCGAAACGTTCGCGCCACCCTGATTCCGGTTATTACTATTCCGCTGTCACTGGTGGGCGTATTTGCCATGATGTATTTCTTTGGTTTCAGCGTGAACACCCTCACCCTGCTGGCCATGGTACTGGCGATTGGCTTAGTGGTAGATGACGCCATCGTAATGCTGGAAAACATATACCGACACGTTGAAAACGGTATGACCCCCATTCAGGCAGCTTTCAAAGGCAGCCGGGAAATTGGCTTCGCGGTAATCGCGACAACACTGACACTGGTTGCTGTATTTGCCCCGGTTGCTTTCACCCCCGGACGTACCGGCAAACTGTTTACTGAGTTCTCGCTGACACTGGCAGGCGCTGTTGTGGTGTCTACATTTATCGCCCTTACACTGTCTCCAATGATGGCTTCCCGCCTCCTGAAGCACGAGAAACGCCACAGCGCCCTGTTTAATCTGGTTGAAGGCTGGTTAATAGCGTTGAATAACAGCTACGCCGCATCGCTGAAGTTCGTGCTGCGTTCCCGAATGCTGGCACTGGCTATTATGGCCGGCAGTATTTTCGGTAGTTATTACTTCTACACGCAACTACCACAGGAACTGGCACCGACCGAAGACCGTGGTGATATTCTGGCAATGTCTATTGCTCCGGACGGGGCATCTGTCGGCTTTGTAGACAAGTACGCCCGTCAGGTTGAAGGCATGCTCAGCGAAGTACCGGAAGGCCGCCACTACTTCAGCATTGTTGGCTTCCCTACTGAAACCAACTCGATGGCATTCATTTCCCTGAAACCATGGGAAGAACGTGCCCGTAGCCAGCAATCCATTGCTGCGCAACTGACACCGCAGCTGTTCGGCGGCGTAACCGGCACCATGTCATTCGCGATGAACCTGCCTTCACTGGGCCAGAGCTTTATCTCCCGTCCGGTTGAATTCATCATCAAATCGAACAGTGATTACTCCGAACTACAGGGCATTGCTGACCAGCTAATGGGGCGGATTCTGCAGAATCCGGGCTTCATCCAGCCGGATGTGGATCTGAAACTGAATAAACCTGAACTGGCCATTGATGTTGACCGTAACAAAGCCTCTGAAGTCGGTGTGGATGTCAGCCTGATCGGACGCACACTGGAAACGTACATCGCCAGCCGCCAGGTTACCCGCTTTAAGAAGGACGGTGAACAGTACGACGTGATCGTACAGGTTCAGCCTGATGAACGAAGCAACCCGGCTGATCTGAGCAATCTGTACCTGCGCAATCAGAATGACGAAATGATCCAGCTATCGAACCTTGTCGATGTACAGGAAAGCGTTGCACCAAAGGAGCTTAACCACTTCGATAAGATGAAGTCTGTTACTTTCCAGGCAATTCTGGCACCCGGTTACAGCGTCGGCGAAGCCTTGGACTTTATCGAACAGGCCATGGCTGAGATCAGCCCTAACACTTTATATGACTACGGCGGACAATCGCGGGAATTCAAAAATTCCAGCAACAGCCTGATCATCACAGCTGCACTGGCTGCCCTCTTTACCTTTCTGGTACTGGCTGCACAGTTTGAAAGCTTTAAGCACCCGCTGATCATCATGCTATCTGTACCACCAGCAATCTTTGGTGCAGTAATGGCTCTGTATTTCACCGGTGCGTCACTCAGCATCTACAGTAAAATTGGCCTGATAACCCTGATAGGCCTGGTCACCAAACACGGCATTCTGATTGTCGAGTTTGCCAACCAGTTACAACAGAAAGGCGCCAGCGTCAGCGACGCTGTACTTGAAGCAGCAATCCTGCGGTTACGTCCTATTCTGATGACCACTGCTGCGACAGTATTAGGCGCCTTCCCACTGGCTTTCGCCATGGGTGCGGGTGCAGAAAGCCGCCAGCAACTGGGTTGGGTAATCGTCGGAGGCATGACACTGGGAACAATTCTGACTCTATTTGTAATACCTACGGTATACAGTTATCTTGGTAAGCGCCTGTTTAAACAGGTCTCTTACCAGGAAGTAGCTGAAAAAACTGACACGATGAACACTGATAGCATCATTAACAGCAACACTAAGTAACAGCTGACAGGAAAGGAAAACTAACGTGAAAATGGTAAAAAATCTTTGCCGCTTAACCTTGCTGGCAGGCTGCATTCAAGCCTCAATAGCACAAGCAGGCAGCCTGGCAGACATCTATCAGCAGGCCCTACAGCACGACCCACAACTTAAAGCTTCAGCCGCATCATCTCTGGCTGGTACGGAAGCAATTCCACAGGCAGAAGCAGGCTTACGCCCAACGATCAGCCTGAACGCCAACGCGACCCGGAATGAAACCACCACCCGTGATTTTAACAACACGGGCTATACCGTCAGCCTGAGCCAGCCGATCTATAACTCTGCTGCCTGGTACGGTGTTGAACGTGGCAAAGCTCTCAGCCAGACAGCTCAACTGCAATATGAGCAGACTCAGCAAAACCTGATTATCCGCAGTGTAGAAAGCTACCTGAACGTACTGCGCGCCAAGAACACACTGGAAACGACGCAAGCTGAAGAACGCGCGATTAAACGTCGTCTGGATCAGGTTAACGCGCAGTTTGAAGTTGGTCTGATTCCTATCACAGATGTTCACGAAGCTCAGGCATCTTATGACAACGCCAAAGTTTCCCGAATTCTTGCCGAAGGTGAACTGGATAACAGCTTTGAAGCGATCGAACGCCTGGCTGGCCAAAGTTACAACGACGTTGATGTACTCAGCGCTAAATACCCTATCGACAACCTGGAATCCAATGATGCCAATGCCTGGCTAAACAAAGCCAGAGAAGGCAACCTGGCACTGCAGGTAGCCGACAGCAATGTTGAGTCCAGCCGCCAACTGACACGGATTAACCGTAGCGGACATAAACCAACAGTATCTCTGACCGCCAGCCACGATCAGGACAAAGGCACCACCTTTAACGACAACCGTAACGAAACCAATCAGATCGGTCTGACATTCAGTCTGCCACTGTATTCCGGTGGCGGAACCAGCTCACAGATCAGAGAATCAGAATACCGTCTGGATGAAGCACTGCAAAACCGTGAAGACGTGTTTCAGGGTATCAAGCTAGACACCCGCAGCCTGCTGCGCAATCTGTCCACTGACGTTCTGAGTGTTGCTGCCCGCAAACAAAGCATTCGCTCCAGCGAAACCGCACTGAAAGCCACTGAAGAAGGTTTCAACGTCGGTACGCGTAACGTAGTAGACGTATTACAGGCAGAGCAAAACCTCTACCGTGCACAGCGTGATTACGCCGAAGCGCGTTTCAACTATGTGTTAAACCTGTTCCGCTTTAAGCAGGTTATTGGCACTTTGAATCCTGAAGACATTCAGGGTCTGGATATCTGGATGGTTGCCGAAAGTGAGCAAGGCTAACACCTGCTAATCTTCAGACACAAAAAAACGCGCTATAAAGCGCGTTTTTTTTCGTCCGCATCAGCGAATCAGATGTCGATAACATCAAACTCAACTTCAGGGCTTACATCCGCATCGTAATCGACGCCATCAACACCAAAGCCAAACAGCTTCAGGAACTCATCCTTATACAGCTGATAATCGGTCAGCTCGAATAAGTTCTCAGAAGTAACCTGAGCCCATAGCGCCTGGCACTTCTGCTGGATATCATCACGCAATTCCCAGTCATCCATACGCAGACGGTTTTCAGCATCAACCTGACCGGTAGAACCTGCAATTGCAGAATCGAATAAACGGTAAACCTGATCCATACAACCTTCATGCACACCTTCCGCACGCATGATCTTGAAGACCATAGACAGATACAAAGGCATAACAGGAATCGCAGAACTCGCCTGAGTTACAACAGACTTCAGCACAGCTACATTAGCGCTACCGCCAGTCTTACCCAGAGTCTCATTCAATGCAGTTGCTGCACGGTCAACGTCTTTCTTCGCCTGACCCAGTGCACCGTCCCAGTAAATCGGCCAGGTAATTTCAGTACCGATGTAGCTGTAAGCAACTGTCTTACAACCTTCAGCCAGAACACCCGCTTCGTTCAGCTGGTTAATCCACAGCTCCCAATCTTCACCGCCCATAACTGTAACAGTATTAGCGATCTCTTCATCAGTCGCCGGCTCAACTTCTGCATCAATGATAACGTCTTTGTTAGTATCGATAGCAGTCGAACGGTATACCTCACCGATTGGCTTCAGGCAGGAACGGATAACTTCACCGGTTTCCGGCATTTTACGCACTGGAGATGCCAGTGAGTAAACCACCATATCAATCTGACCTAAGTCTTCTTTGATCAGATCAATAGTCTTTTGCTTTGCTTCATTCGAAAACGCATCGCCATTCAGGCTCCTTGCGTACAAACCTGCTTCATGTGCTTTTTTGTCAAAAGCGGCAGCGTTGTACCAGCCAGCTGTACCGGTTTTACGCTCTGTCGCTGGCTTCTCAAAAAATACACCTATGGTAGCTGCACCACAGCCAAATGCTGCTGTAATCCGCGAAGACATGCCGTAACCACTGGAGGACCCTACAACCAAAACACGCTTAGGACCGTTCTCGATCGCGCCTTTTGATTTAGTTAAATCGATCTGCTCCTGAATGTTCTGCTCACAACCGACAGGGTGAGTGGTGGTACAAATAAAACCGCGAATCTTTGGTTTGATAATCATTAGCTATCCACTTTGGTAAGTGCACGCCGGGCGGGCCTCACATTCCGGTGAGATGCCCCTAAAACGTACGAAACTTTAAAACAGCGGCTAAAGATACCTGATTTTGGCATTTTAAGGAACCTTTAGAGTGTTATAGCAGGGTCAGCTTCATGCCTTTCAGCGTCATTTACGTACACTTACAAGTCACTGAAATAAAGGAATTTAGGCTCTGTTTTCATAACAGCCTGGCTATATTATTCAACCGCTTCAGGATTACAGCCCTGCCCTTGCTCTGCCTAAGAAAACAACAGGCAACAAAAAAGCCGCGCGGTCTCCCGGGCGGCTTTTTCTGATCGGCTGTTATTACAGCTTACTGTCCAGTTCAGGAACAGCTTCAAACAGGTCTGCTACCAGGCCGTAATCGGCAACCTGGAAGATAGGCGCTTCGTCGTCTTTGTTGATCGCAACAATGACTTTAGAGTCCTTCATACCTGCCAGGTGCTGGATCGCACCGGAGATACCAACTGCAACGTACAGATCAGGTGCAACAATCTTACCTGTCTGGCCAACCTGCATGTCGTTTGGTACGAAACCGGCATCAACAGCAGCACGGGATGCACCAACAGCTGCACCCAGCTTGTCAGCAACAGAATCCAGCATTGCGAAGTTTTCGCCGTTACCCATACCACGACCACCGGAAACGATAATCTTAGCAGAGGTCAGTTCAGGACGGTCGCTCTGAGCAACTTCATCACTTACGAACGTAGACAGGCCTGCATCGTGTGCAGCAGCAACAGCTTCAACAGCCGCGCTACCACCTTCAGCAGCAGCTGGCTCGAAAGCAGTGCTACGAACAGTGATAACCTTGATAGCATCCAGAGCTTTAACAGTCGCAATCGCGTTACCCGCATAGATAGGACGACCGAAAGTGTCAGCGCTATCAACACGCAGGATGTCAGAGATCTGACCTACGTCCAGCAGCGCAGCAGCGCGTGGCAGAACGTTTTTAGTTTCTGGAGTAGAAGTAGCCATGATGTGGGAATAACCAGCACCCACTTCAGCAATCAGCTTAGCAACGTTTTCAGCCAGCTGGTTTGCGTAAACAGCATTGTCTGCAACCAGGACCTTAGAAACGCCAGCAACTTTCGCTGCTTCTTCAGCCGCAGCCTGACAAGCGCTACCAGCAACCAGTACGTCGATGTCACCACCAACTTGCTGAGCAGCTGTTACCGCGTGCAGTGTAGCTGCTTTCAGCGTTGAATTATCGTGTTCTGCAATGATTAACGTAGCCATCAGATCACCTTCGCTTCGTTCTTCAGTTTTTCTACCAGCTCGTCAACGCTCGCCACCTTGATACCTGCCTGACGTTCTTCAGGAGTATCGACACGCAACACTTCAGTGTGCGCTTTGATAGTTACACCCAGCTCTTCCGGCGTAGTAGTCGCCATTGGCTTCTTCTTCGCCTTCATGATGTTCGGCAGAGACGCGTAACGTGGTTCGTTCAGACGCAGGTCAGTTGTAACCAGAGCAGGCATCGCCAGCTCAACAGTTTGCAGACCGCCGTCAACTTCACGAGTAACCAGAGCCTTATCGCCTTCGATCTTAACTTCAGATGCGAAAGTACCCTGAGCCATACCTGTCAGTGCAGCAAGCATCTGACCAGTCTGGTTGTTATCGCTGTCGATCGCCTGCTTACCAGTAATAACCAGACCAGGTTGCTCCTGCTCGATTACCTTAGCCAGCAGCTTAGCAACGTGTAAAGATTCCAGCGTCTCATCAGACTGAACCAGAATGCCACGGTCAGCACCCAGCGCCAGAGCAGTACGGATCTGTTCCTGCGCAGCTTGTGGGCCCAAAGACACAACAACAACTTCACTGGCAACACCTGATTCTTTCAGGCGAACCGCTTCTTCTACAGCGATTTCACAGAAAGGATTCATCGCCATTTTTACATTGGTTAGATCAACATCAGTATTATCGGACTTTACACGTACCTTTACGTTGTAATCGATAACCCGCTTGACAGTTACCAGTACTTTCATTCGTACACCGTCCCTATCTAAATTGTTTGGTTAATGACCGCTAAAAAAATACCCTGACTTAACCATCGATACATCAGTATCGACACATTAGGGAATTCACTTATTTTACATAGCGCCTTTTAATAAGCAATCACCTGAAAAGGTAATAAGCAATCGCCCGTAATAAGGCAAATAAAAGAAAGCTCATAAAATCGAGAACTTCTTATAAGATAGAGCGCAGCCAATTTCAATAAGAATCCTGCCTCAGGTCGCATATAGACCAGATACAGGACGACTCTGCACCAGAAACGTCATCGCCCCGCAGCCTGTCTGCTACAGCGCATTTAAGGGATATTTTTCAATGCGTC
The DNA window shown above is from Aliamphritea ceti and carries:
- a CDS encoding efflux RND transporter permease subunit; its protein translation is MILSDISIQRPVLASVMSLLILLIGAIAYDRLTVREYPKIDVPVVTVETKYPGASASIIESQVTQIIEDSLSGIEGVDFISSISRSETSQITVTFNLDRDSDNAANDVRDRVGRVRGQLPDDVDEPVTSKSEADAQPIIWLALSSDRHDPMLMSDLTDRLVKDPLQTVSGVANVLLFGDRRYAMRIWLDPARMAAYKVIPQDIEDALNKQNVEIPAGRIESSQREFSVLSRTDLNTVEQFNDIIIRNDSGYPVRIRDVATVNIAPEDDRKVSRFNGETAIALGVVKQSTANPLDVSDGIKERLPQIQASLPEGIKVKIAYDSSIFIAKSIDSVFSTILQASGLVILVIFFFLRNVRATLIPVITIPLSLVGVFAMMYFFGFSVNTLTLLAMVLAIGLVVDDAIVMLENIYRHVENGMTPIQAAFKGSREIGFAVIATTLTLVAVFAPVAFTPGRTGKLFTEFSLTLAGAVVVSTFIALTLSPMMASRLLKHEKRHSALFNLVEGWLIALNNSYAASLKFVLRSRMLALAIMAGSIFGSYYFYTQLPQELAPTEDRGDILAMSIAPDGASVGFVDKYARQVEGMLSEVPEGRHYFSIVGFPTETNSMAFISLKPWEERARSQQSIAAQLTPQLFGGVTGTMSFAMNLPSLGQSFISRPVEFIIKSNSDYSELQGIADQLMGRILQNPGFIQPDVDLKLNKPELAIDVDRNKASEVGVDVSLIGRTLETYIASRQVTRFKKDGEQYDVIVQVQPDERSNPADLSNLYLRNQNDEMIQLSNLVDVQESVAPKELNHFDKMKSVTFQAILAPGYSVGEALDFIEQAMAEISPNTLYDYGGQSREFKNSSNSLIITAALAALFTFLVLAAQFESFKHPLIIMLSVPPAIFGAVMALYFTGASLSIYSKIGLITLIGLVTKHGILIVEFANQLQQKGASVSDAVLEAAILRLRPILMTTAATVLGAFPLAFAMGAGAESRQQLGWVIVGGMTLGTILTLFVIPTVYSYLGKRLFKQVSYQEVAEKTDTMNTDSIINSNTK
- a CDS encoding TolC family outer membrane protein encodes the protein MVKNLCRLTLLAGCIQASIAQAGSLADIYQQALQHDPQLKASAASSLAGTEAIPQAEAGLRPTISLNANATRNETTTRDFNNTGYTVSLSQPIYNSAAWYGVERGKALSQTAQLQYEQTQQNLIIRSVESYLNVLRAKNTLETTQAEERAIKRRLDQVNAQFEVGLIPITDVHEAQASYDNAKVSRILAEGELDNSFEAIERLAGQSYNDVDVLSAKYPIDNLESNDANAWLNKAREGNLALQVADSNVESSRQLTRINRSGHKPTVSLTASHDQDKGTTFNDNRNETNQIGLTFSLPLYSGGGTSSQIRESEYRLDEALQNREDVFQGIKLDTRSLLRNLSTDVLSVAARKQSIRSSETALKATEEGFNVGTRNVVDVLQAEQNLYRAQRDYAEARFNYVLNLFRFKQVIGTLNPEDIQGLDIWMVAESEQG
- the fabV gene encoding enoyl-ACP reductase FabV; amino-acid sequence: MIIKPKIRGFICTTTHPVGCEQNIQEQIDLTKSKGAIENGPKRVLVVGSSSGYGMSSRITAAFGCGAATIGVFFEKPATERKTGTAGWYNAAAFDKKAHEAGLYARSLNGDAFSNEAKQKTIDLIKEDLGQIDMVVYSLASPVRKMPETGEVIRSCLKPIGEVYRSTAIDTNKDVIIDAEVEPATDEEIANTVTVMGGEDWELWINQLNEAGVLAEGCKTVAYSYIGTEITWPIYWDGALGQAKKDVDRAATALNETLGKTGGSANVAVLKSVVTQASSAIPVMPLYLSMVFKIMRAEGVHEGCMDQVYRLFDSAIAGSTGQVDAENRLRMDDWELRDDIQQKCQALWAQVTSENLFELTDYQLYKDEFLKLFGFGVDGVDYDADVSPEVEFDVIDI
- a CDS encoding FAD-binding protein gives rise to the protein MATLIIAEHDNSTLKAATLHAVTAAQQVGGDIDVLVAGSACQAAAEEAAKVAGVSKVLVADNAVYANQLAENVAKLIAEVGAGYSHIMATSTPETKNVLPRAAALLDVGQISDILRVDSADTFGRPIYAGNAIATVKALDAIKVITVRSTAFEPAAAEGGSAAVEAVAAAHDAGLSTFVSDEVAQSDRPELTSAKIIVSGGRGMGNGENFAMLDSVADKLGAAVGASRAAVDAGFVPNDMQVGQTGKIVAPDLYVAVGISGAIQHLAGMKDSKVIVAINKDDEAPIFQVADYGLVADLFEAVPELDSKL
- a CDS encoding electron transfer flavoprotein subunit beta/FixA family protein, translated to MKVLVTVKRVIDYNVKVRVKSDNTDVDLTNVKMAMNPFCEIAVEEAVRLKESGVASEVVVVSLGPQAAQEQIRTALALGADRGILVQSDETLESLHVAKLLAKVIEQEQPGLVITGKQAIDSDNNQTGQMLAALTGMAQGTFASEVKIEGDKALVTREVDGGLQTVELAMPALVTTDLRLNEPRYASLPNIMKAKKKPMATTTPEELGVTIKAHTEVLRVDTPEERQAGIKVASVDELVEKLKNEAKVI